CTAAGGAACAAATATGATGATAATCTACATATATTCGTAACAGAACGGTCAGGGTAAGCGCCAAAGTGGAACGGGGACGGAAGCCTCACTTGGCATACCAGTACAGAGCCCCAAAGACGGTAAAGAGTATAGAGAGCAGCACATTAAACTTGaactcctcctcctgctcccGTGGCAGGACCTCGAGGTCGTACGCTGATCTCTCTCTAACCTTCTTGTAGATTTCCGTCTCTTGTGGTTTCGCACCGACGGGCAATTTATCCTGGTACATCTCCTCAATGAATTTGTCAAGCTTTGCGATTTCAATATTTAGCTTCAGGTAATTGGGGTCGGCAACAGTCAGGCGCTTCCGGATGTCGCGCAGATAGTGTTCAAAGATCTCCACACATCCTTGGAAGGTGCGGGACTTTAAAATTAGATAACAAGTCGTACCCTTTCTGATTTTCACGCTTGTTTGGAGCACGCGCTCATTCCCAAACACAAGCGCCAATGTCGCAATGGCCATTACCTGGGGTATCGCGCAAAACTGGAAGGAGGACTGCTCCCTCAAAGAAGCAAGGTACGTGAGGACGTGCTGGACGTGGCCTAGCGCGTTCAGGACGAGGTGGTTGATACAGTAAACGCCAGCGGTAGCATTTTCAGGCTTCGAAAAACTGGCCAGGTCATCTGCGTAATGTGACCAGATTTCCTTTGGCCAGAACGAGCGCCCGTCTGCCAGGTCCTCCGCGTAGTCTCTGATAATGTTCGTCTTCTGGAGGAAAAGCCCCATGCTCTCGTAGAGGTCGGGAGAGTCATAATACAGGCCCGGACTGCTGAATTTCGCCAGCATGATCAAATGGGTTAGCCCGTCTCCAACGAGCCCTGCAACATAGTGGCAGTAGCGGTCGTAGTCCTGGATCGTCTCCAACCCGCTCAAATTAAACTTCTCGTCCAGAATGTAGTCTGCCATGCCGTTGCCCATCTTGTGTGTGATGTCTGCAATCACCTGCTGGTACTCGGGCTTCAGCTTGTGGAACTCGGCTAGAATCGTGCTGAACTCCACCAGCACGTCACGGTCCTTCTCCGTCTTCGCGTTGCCGTCGAAACTCCACGTATCCAGCTTCAGTTTCTGGTCGAACTCCCGGAGTAGCGGCACCTTTACCTTGGGACTGATCGTCATATCGTCTTCAACAGTATCCAGCGCACGCAGAATCAGGTAGAACAGCATCACCGCGTTGCGCAGCTCGGGATGTAGCTCCATTATCACGGCCGCAAAAGACCTCGAAGTCCGCTGTAGCAGCTGGTAGCACCGCTTGAGCTCTGCAGAGCCCTGCGTGTCGTCCGCAGGATAAAGCGGTTCCCTCAGAAATTTGAGCTTCAGAGCTGCCTTCAGCTCCAGTGGGTGTGTGAATAATTGAACAACCTTCCCCATGGTCACGATTCGATTAAGTAATTGCCAATTATGTCAAGCGCCTGTCAGTTGGTGATGTCGCGCTTGCTTGTACAGGTTACGGTCCACCGTCCACCTTTCCACACCAGTTTCTTCAAAGCCCCAGCTCATGGCTTTCAGCTTCCCAAACCTTTCAACCGGAATCGTATAGCACGCTAAACGAGTCCAATGCATGCACGTGACCCAAGAGTTAGGAGTCACGTGACAACCACCCCCAGCAGCCCGTTGAGGTGCCCCAGGGCCGCCGGGAGAGCATCCTGCTCGAGCTGCGACAGCTCGGCGCGCGAGAAGCGCGACAGCACGTAGTCTGCAATCGCGGCCGGCTTCCGTGTCTCCGGGCGGTCGATGCCGACGGCGAGGCTGTAGTAGGTCCCCTGCGCGCCGGCAGCAATGATGCTTTTGAGCCCGTTGTGGCCACGCGGGCTGCGCCCTGGTGCCCTGAGCTGCACCTTGCCCAGGGGCAGCGACAATTCGTCGTGCACCACCACGCGCGTTGCGCCGCCGATGCGCTGCCAGAGCGGCACAACGTTCTGGCCGCTGCGGTTCATGAAAGCGCCGTCCGAGcgcaacagcagcagatcGTGCCGCGAAGCGTGGCAGTATGAGGCCGCCACC
This is a stretch of genomic DNA from Eremothecium gossypii ATCC 10895 chromosome VI, complete sequence. It encodes these proteins:
- the ERG9 gene encoding bifunctional farnesyl-diphosphate farnesyltransferase/squalene synthase (Syntenic homolog of Saccharomyces cerevisiae YHR190W (ERG9)), with translation MGKVVQLFTHPLELKAALKLKFLREPLYPADDTQGSAELKRCYQLLQRTSRSFAAVIMELHPELRNAVMLFYLILRALDTVEDDMTISPKVKVPLLREFDQKLKLDTWSFDGNAKTEKDRDVLVEFSTILAEFHKLKPEYQQVIADITHKMGNGMADYILDEKFNLSGLETIQDYDRYCHYVAGLVGDGLTHLIMLAKFSSPGLYYDSPDLYESMGLFLQKTNIIRDYAEDLADGRSFWPKEIWSHYADDLASFSKPENATAGVYCINHLVLNALGHVQHVLTYLASLREQSSFQFCAIPQVMAIATLALVFGNERVLQTSVKIRKGTTCYLILKSRTFQGCVEIFEHYLRDIRKRLTVADPNYLKLNIEIAKLDKFIEEMYQDKLPVGAKPQETEIYKKVRERSAYDLEVLPREQEEEFKFNVLLSILFTVFGALYWYAK
- the PTH1 gene encoding aminoacyl-tRNA hydrolase (Syntenic homolog of Saccharomyces cerevisiae YHR189W (PTH1)) encodes the protein MLASKARSAPQRRTLHLCLTGLGNPEPQYRNTRHNAGLILLDLLKAHYAPGKPWMPCTVPRVAASYCHASRHDLLLLRSDGAFMNRSGQNVVPLWQRIGGATRVVVHDELSLPLGKVQLRAPGRSPRGHNGLKSIIAAGAQGTYYSLAVGIDRPETRKPAAIADYVLSRFSRAELSQLEQDALPAALGHLNGLLGVVVT